The DNA window GATCGAACAACCACTTGCGTCTTCGCATGGAGCAGTAAAAACATGGGGATCGCTTCCGGTTTTCCGGGCCATGGGCCTCGGGGCCATGGGCGGAGACGGCCGCGTGTATCGCTAGGCCTCTGGCCTCTGCCCATCCGACCAGGGGAACGTGGTTGCCTTCGTCGAAACCTGGATTGACGTGCAGGACCATGATCTCGAATGGAAAGGGGACGATCCGCTGGCGCATGAGCAGGACCTGAAGGAGAACCCAGCTGTCCATCCCGCCGGATGCCGCCACGCCGATGCGCGCGCCGGGCCAAATCATGTTCGTAGTCTGCATGACTCGGCCGGCTTCTCCCAGACACCGCTTCTGGGCGTAGGTCAGTTTCCCCCATTGGGCCATAAAAACACCGCCAAAATTACCAGCTCAAATAGATAACTCCGCATTACGGACTGTTTGACCTGCGGAAAATTTTGCACCAAAAAAGAGGTGCTTCAGGACGGTGCTCCGTCAAATCAGGGTCACGCGCTTATATTCAGCTTCGGAGGCTCGAATGGAATTCGAGGTCAATGCTGGGTCTTTCCCGGAAAGTCAACAAGTCATCAATATCCGCCGCGACCGCTGCGACGGATGCGCCATGTGTATTGATGTCTGCCCGACAAAAGCGTTAAGCATCATTGAAAATCGGGATCGACCTGGAAAGCATATCGTCTTTGTCGCCCCTCGACTATGTCACGGCTGCGGGCTCTGCCAGGCCACATGTCCCAAGGAGGCGCTCTTCCTGCCCGGCCTCAGTCCGGATGAAATTAGAAAGTATCTCGCTATGGCAATCAAAGAAATTCAAGACACACAGACCGAGACCTGAAAGGGATCAACATTTTTCTTGACAAACAGCAATCAGTTAGATAATTTTTGCGGTTCGTTTCTTTAAAGAGAGCCCTGCTCCCATCCAACCCCAGGGAATGAGATCGAAGTGATCGCTCGCGTCATGCGTCCTTGTTTCATCTTGAACTGCAACCGAGTTTTTCATCCCGGCCGAACCAAGCCCTTGCATCACCCCCGGAGTACCCCATGGCCAGAATTACCGTCGAAGATTGCCTAAAGCAGGCGGACAACCGATTCCTCATCGTCCAGATGGCTATCAAGCGGATCAAACAATACCGCGAGGGATATCTGCCCCTTGTTCAATGCGATAACAAGGAAGTCGTGACCGCTTTGAGAGAGATTGCCGCCGGAAAGATTCTTTCCGTCCCGGCGGCTCAGGAAGAGGAAGCCTAGCGCCCCGGTCATGGCCAAGAGGGACTACTACACCATTCTCGGCGTCGACAGGAATGCCGGCGAGGAAGAGATCAAGGCCGCGTATCGGAAGCTGGCCTTCAAATATCATCCCGACCGAAACCCTGACGATCCGGAGGCCGAGGCCTTATTCAAGGAGGCCGCCGAAGCCTACGAGATCCTCAGGGATCCTCAAAAACGGCGGATGTACGACCAGTTCGGCCACGAGGGCCTAAACGGATCTGGCTTCCAGGGCTTCCGTTCGACCGATGATGTCTTCTCCTCCTTCGGAGACATCTTCAGTGAGTTTTTCGGCTTCGGTTCCCGGGGGGGGCGTTCGTCGCAACGGGCCGGTGCGGATCTCCGCTACAACCTGACCATCTCCTTTCGCGAAGCCGCCCTGGGCACGGAGACCAAGCTCCGCATTCCTCGGAACGAGACCTGCGATCGATGCCGCGGTACCGGCGCCGAACCCGACCACCCGCCTCAGACCTGTCAACACTGCCAGGGCCAGGGGCAGGTCTATCAATCCCAGGCATTCCTGCGCATCGCCATGCCTTGCCCAGTTTGTCACGG is part of the Deltaproteobacteria bacterium genome and encodes:
- a CDS encoding tRNA 2-thiocytidine biosynthesis protein TtcA, encoding MAQWGKLTYAQKRCLGEAGRVMQTTNMIWPGARIGVAASGGMDSWVLLQVLLMRQRIVPFPFEIMVLHVNPGFDEGNHVPLVGWAEARGLAIHAAVSAHGPEAHGPENRKRSPCFYCSMRRRKWLFDRCREYGLTHLAFGHNADDLVQNFFLNLVRTGRVDGMSIGEWFFGRELLVIRPLLLVEKRYIRPAAKSWNLPIWSNPCPSAASTARKEMVERVQDLTRGDRRMMKNIVNGLRRWQLDLTGALS
- the dnaJ gene encoding molecular chaperone DnaJ; this encodes MAKRDYYTILGVDRNAGEEEIKAAYRKLAFKYHPDRNPDDPEAEALFKEAAEAYEILRDPQKRRMYDQFGHEGLNGSGFQGFRSTDDVFSSFGDIFSEFFGFGSRGGRSSQRAGADLRYNLTISFREAALGTETKLRIPRNETCDRCRGTGAEPDHPPQTCQHCQGQGQVYQSQAFLRIAMPCPVCHGRGVVITDPCTECRGQGSVRKTRELSVRIPAGVDNGSRLRLRGEGEPGQNGGPPGDLFVVLYVEEDKVFKRQGQDLITNVSVNIVQAALGAKIDIPTLDGEISMEIPPGTQSGKIFQLGGLGLPYLGSTQKGSLLVEVMVVTPTGLSKKQEELLREFERLEKDKPMEKVKGFFKKAKKAMQG
- a CDS encoding 4Fe-4S dicluster domain-containing protein, with the protein product MEFEVNAGSFPESQQVINIRRDRCDGCAMCIDVCPTKALSIIENRDRPGKHIVFVAPRLCHGCGLCQATCPKEALFLPGLSPDEIRKYLAMAIKEIQDTQTET
- a CDS encoding DNA-directed RNA polymerase subunit omega, with the protein product MARITVEDCLKQADNRFLIVQMAIKRIKQYREGYLPLVQCDNKEVVTALREIAAGKILSVPAAQEEEA